The Streptococcus sanguinis genomic sequence TTTCAAATCCTGTTTTTTTGCGTTGTCCGTTATCTCCAAAAGCCACGATAACACCTCTATCCTTTAAAAATTACTAGGTCTATTCTAACATGATTGCTCCGTTTTTTCAAATGGAAAAGTATGTAAAAAGGCTTTAAGAGAAAACTCTTAAAACCTTTGAATCTTATCTAGTCTTCTTTTGAAGAAAGACATAGCTTCCAAAGCCAACTAAGATTGCCAAACCTGCAACTGACAGCCAAAGTGTAGTTTCTTGACCAGTCTTAGGCAGAACTTTTTTGTTGCCTCCTGCAGCACCCGGATCATTGGTACCATTGTTTGAATTGTTATTTCCATTTCCTGGATTGTCTGTTCCACCCTTTGGATTATCGGAACTGTTACCAGGGGTATTGTTACCATTACCTGGGGTATTATTCGGATTATTGTTAGGATTGTTGTTAGGGTTGTTATTTGGATTGTTTGGATTGTTGTTATTTCCAGGGTTAGGTGGCTGAACTGCCTTGCCTGGATCATTACCTCTATAGGTATTTGTAAAGACAGGATCCAAATCATATTTAACAGAACCCAAAAACTCACCATTCACATCTTTAACAGTAACTGTCAGCTGAGCTTCCTTGTCATCATAGATGTAGTTAGCATCATTGCCCGGAATTTCCTTAATGCTGTAGCGGTAGTCACCAGCTGCATTATAGTTCAAGGCTTTGAAATTGATAGAACCATCAGCTTCATTGGTAGCTGTTTGAAGTAAAACACCGTTTTCGTCAAAGAGACCAAAGGTAAATTGACCCTTCTCTAACACTTTATTGACAAGTTTTTTCTGTGCCTGAATCTTCACATCTTTTGCTAGCACAGCGCTTCCTTTACCAGAGCCCTCTTCCAAGCGGACTGACTTAGTAATAGTGCGTTCTGGGAAGCCTTTTGCTGTCCAAGACAGGGTGTTGTTAACCACATCCCCCACTTTAGTACCTTCTGGTACACGAGTAGAGTACTCGATGTACATTGGCCAGTTGTAGTTATCGCCAAAGTTAATGGTAAAACCGTTAGCATCGCCATTAGCGTTTTGAGTTAGAACTGCCTTGTTAGTAAAGTTATCAACTACTGGCAGAGTCAGGATATGAGCTTCATTGCGAATACCACCTGCAACAGGAGCATAACGAACTGCACGTAGAGTACCCGGTACCAGTGTCAGACCATCACCAAAGTTGTCTGAAATTACCATGTTGCGAAGCATGTCCTGTCTTGCATTCAGGATAATGCGCCATTTAACAATACTCGGATCAGTGCTGTCCTGGTAGCCATATTTCATTTCATACTCACCAGCAGTTCCTTCTTCTTTCTGGTATTGGAAAGAAAAGTCTGTCTGGCCAAATTTGAAGGAAACAGGACCTGTTTCTTTGACTTTTTCGTTATTGATGCGAACGTTAAAGCCCAAAGATAGCTCTTTCTTTTGGGTATAGTTTGTAAAGTAGTTACTGAAAGTCACTGTAACTGACTGAGTCGCCGGGTCAGTTTGAGCTGTACCGACTAACTCTCCCGTATGATTAACAACATCATAGACATCGAAGTTTAAGGCAGTAATCAGACTTAATTCTTCCGGAAGTTTAAAAGTCAGGGTATCCCCTTCAGCTATATTTTGAGCCGCTGGAAATGTGAAGTTGGTTGTTACAGACAAGGTTTCATTAGTCTTAACAGTTGAGTCACTTGTTAATGGCTCACCATCCTTAGTAATGCTGGTTTGCTGACTGTATTCAGTTACTTCAGAAGCCTGAGTTCGAGCAGCAAAACCTAAACCTGTAACAATAGCTGTTAATAAGATAAGAATTTTAAAAATAATTGTATTTTTATTTTTCATCATTTTCTCCTTTCGTAGCTTATTATACCAAGAGTATTGCAATTTATCAACATTTTTATTCGTAGTGTTTAAAAATTCATAACAATGTAAAAAAACCAAGACGTTGTGTCTCAGTTTCTTTACGTTTTATTACTCAATTCCAATTTCATCTCGAACAACATTGGCAATGGTATCTACATAGTAATTAACTTCTTCGTCAGTCGGTGCTTCAGCCATGACCCTCAGCAGAGGTTCTGTTCCGCTCGGACGAACCAAAATCCGGCCATTGCCAGCCATTTCGGCTTCCATTCTCTCAATCACCGTCTTGATAGCTGGGACTTCCATCGCCTTGTCCTTCATACTGTTTTCCACACGGATATTGACTAGTTTCTGCGGATAGATGGTTACTTCGGCAGCCAATTCAGATAGCTTCTTACCTGTTTCCTGCATAACCTTGGTCAATTGCACAGCTGAAAGCTGACCGTCACCTGTCGTATTGTAGTCCATGATGATAACATGTCCAGACTGCTCACCACCAAGATTATAACCATTCTTCCGCATTTCCTCTACTACATAGCGGTCACCAACTGCTGTCACAGCCTTTTGGATGCCTTCCCGATCCAAAGCCTTATGGAAGCCTAGGTTGGACATGACAGTCGTAACAATGGTATTCTGCGCCAGCTCACCTTTCTCAGACAGGTACTTACCGATGATGTACATAATCTTGTCACCATCTACCAGTTCACCATTTTCATCCACAGCAATGAGGCGATCGCTATCTCCATCAAAGGCCAGACCAATTGCTGCACCAGACTCACGGACAACTTCCTGCAGAGCTTCTGGATGCGTAGACCCGACATTCAGATTGATATTGAGGCCGTCTGGATTTTCTCCGATAATGGTCAACTGTGCGCCTAGATCCGCAAAAATCTGACGGGCGCTGGTAGAAGCCGCACCGTTGGCCGTATCTAAGGCTACATGCATTCCTTCTAGTTCCAAACCAGTTGAAACTAAGTATTGTTGGTACTTGCGCAGTCCTTCTGGATAATCCACCAAGTCACCCAAACCTTCGGCGCTCGGACGTGGCAAGGTATCTTCTGCTGCATCCAACAAAGCCTCGATTTCCAACTCACGCTCATCATCCAGTTTATAGCCGTCACCACCAAAGAATTTGATACCATTATCCAAAGCCGGATTGTGGCTGGCAGAAATCATGACTCCGGCGCTAGCTTTCTCTGACTTGACCAGATAAGCCACACCAGGCGTTGCAATGACACCCAATTTATAGACATGAATCCCAACGGACAAAAGTCCTGCAACCAAGGCGCTTTCCAGCATTTCTCCTGAAATTCGAGTATCCCGGCCAACAAAGACCCGAGGAACTTCACTTTCGTGCTGGCTCAGAACATAACCACCAAAGCGACCGAGTTTAAAGGCCAATTCTGGCGTTAATTCCACATTTGCTTCTCCGCGAACACCATCGGTTCCAAAGTATTTACCCATTATAAATAGTTTCCTTTCATAAGACCTGGATGTAAAGATTTAGGCTGCAAGCAAGGCAGACCGCTTTAATCCAAGTTTATTTTCAAAATTTTATTTAGTTTTTATTTGATGAGCTCGTATTCGAGCTGCTGTTAGAGGAGGACGAGCCAGAGTTTTCTGCTGTTTTAGTGTTGACACGCATAGTTGTCTCAAATGGTGTCACCACGCTTGGCATGACATTTCCCTGTCCATCAACCGCCTGCAGCGGTACTGTCCCGCTGTAGTTGCCAGTGATAATGACATTGGTCGGGAGAATAGCTACGACAGACTCAATCTTAGAAAGGGTCTCCTCGTCACTAGTTACTGTAGCTTCCTTGTTTTCCAAGGTCACACCGCTAATAGACACATTTTCAGCCACCTGGCTGTCTGTGATGAGGTAGCGGACCTCAACTTTCTTGCTGGCTTTTTTACCAATCTTAACCGAAATCTTTTGCGGAGTGACTGTAGCAGTCAGACCGCTTGGCAGATTTTCAACCTTTAGTGGGATTTCTACAGTGCCTTCTGTAGCCTTTGAAAGATCAGCTACAACTCGAAACTTCCGAGTACTTTCCTGCATTTCACTGGCTAGATTGACCCGGTTGGAGCCTGTCAGGGCGACGGAAACTTCAGAAGTGAAGCCGCTGATAAAGTAATTCTCGCTGTCATATTTGATGTCAATTGGCACATTGGAAACCGTATTGGTATAAGTTTCAGATGTGACCTGTCGAACTCCAGTATTGTTTTGATAACTGCTAGAGGTTGCATAGACAAAAAGCACTAGGGCAAAGAAAAACGAAGAGATGATATAAAGAATTTTTTTACGTTTTTTCATTTCTTCCATCCTCCCATGAAGCGTTTTTTCAAACCTACTGGCTTGTCCTGCTCTGATAAGAAGACCTTTCTCAGCTCTATCTCAAACTCATCCAAAGTCAAATCATGCTTGAAAATTCCATTGTGTGTAGTGGAAATACCGCCGGTTTCTTCGGAAACGACAAAAGTAAACGCATCTGATACTTCAGACAGGCCAATAGCTGCGCGATGCCGAGTTCCAAACTCCTTAGAGATGCCGCTGCTTTCTGTCAGAGGCAGGTAGGCACAGGAAGCCGCAATCTTATTGTTTTTTATGATGACAGCTCCATCATGCAATGGCGTATTGGGGATAAAAATGTTGATTAGCAGCTCTCCGGACACATCTGCATCCAAGGGAATCCCTGTCGCAATATACTCCTGCAAGGTAGGGGTTCCCTGAATGGCTACCAAAGCCCCGATTTTCCGCGGACTCATATAGGCAACAGACTTGACAAAGGCCTGAACCATTTTTTCTTCGTTACTGATGGGCGTTGTAGAAAAGATATCCGTTGCTCGGCCAAGTTTTTCCAATCCTGCCCGAATCTCAGGCGAGAAAATCACCACGGCCGCAATAACCCCGTAAGTGATGACCTGATTGATCAACCAAGAAATGGTAGTCAAGCCGATGATATTGGCAAAAAACTGTGCCAAGATAAAGAAGAGCACACCTCGGACCAAAATCATAATCTTGGTACCAGCAATGGCCTTGATTAGATAATATAGAATCCATGCGACGATAGCGACGTCAATAATATTAATTACAATCCTCCAAGGGTCAGAAAACAAACTGGCCCAATATTGGAGATTGGTTAGTTGTTGAAAATTCATACTTAGACTTCCTACTCCTCTACAAGCAAAATCAAACAGCTGTAGCAACAAATCGAACTTATTAAATCCAGTATCAGCCTGATTTTATCTTGTACTTAGAGTTTACTCAATTAACTTCTCTCTTTTTATTATACAGTGGGTCTTAATGCTTAAAGACTTACCAACCCATTATATCACGTTTGTCAATATTTTTCTGTAACCTTCTTTACTTTTTTATGATAAAATATTTCTTATGAAGATAAATACAGCATTGGGCCTCTTGGCAGGCAAGTCCTCCCACTTTGTTCTCAGCAAAATGGGACGCGGTTCGACTCTGCCAGGGAAAATTGCCCTGACATTTGACAAAAATATTTTACAAAATCTAGCGAAGAACTATGAGGTCGTGGTTATTACCGGAACCAATGGGAAAACTCTGACTACAGCTCTGACAGTAGGCATTCTCAAGGAAGCCTTCGGAGAAGTGGTGACCAACCCCAGTGGTGCCAATATGATTACCGGGATTACCACAACCTTCCTGACTGCTAAAAAAGGCAAATCTGGCAAACATATCGCTGTGCTGGAAATAGATGAAGCCAGCCTATCTCGGATTTGTGATTATATCAAGCCTAGCCTCTTCGTTTTTACCAATATTTTCCGAGACCAAATGGATCGCTATGGGGAGATCTACACGACCTACCAGATGATTCTGGATGCTGCAGCTAAAGTGCCTGAAGCGACTGTACTCATGAATGGTGACAGCCCCCTCTTTAACTCAGTCAGCCTGAAGAATCCTGTCCGCTACTATGGATTTGATACCGAGAAAGGCCAGGCTCAGCTGACTCACTACAATACAGAGGGCATTCTCTGTCCCAAGTGCGAGCATATCCTCAAGTATGAGCTCAATACCTATGCTAATCTGGGAGCTTATATCTGTGAGGACTGCGGCTTCAAGCGTCCTAAGCTTGACTACAGCCTGACCGCTCTAAAAACGCTTGAGCATAACCGCTCTGCCTTTACCATTGATGGTCAAGACTATCAAATCAATATCGGTGGCCTTTATAATATCTACAATGCCTTAGCCGCTGTATCAGTAGCTCAGTTCTTTGATGTCGAGCCGGCTACTATTAAGGCTGGCTTTGACAAGAGCCGAGCTGTCTTTGGCCGTCAGGAAACTTTCAAAATCGGCGATAAGGAATGTACCTTAGTCTTGATTAAAAATCCGGTTGGGGCGACCCAAGCACTGGATATGATTGGACTGGCACCTTTTGACTTTAGCTTGTCCGTTCTGCTCAATGCAAACTATGCAGACGGCATTGATACCAGCTGGATCTGGGATGCTGATTTTGAGAGGATTTTAGAGATGGAGATCCCTCATGTCATTGCTGGCGGTGTCCGCCACTCTGAGATTGCTCGTCGACTGCGGGTAACGGGCTATCCAGCAGATCAGATTACCGAAGTCAAAGATTTGGAAGCAGTCTTTAAGGCCATTGAACAGCAAGAAACCAAGCATGCCTATATCTTAGCAACTTATACTGCCATGCTGGAATTCCGTGAGTTGCTGGCAGAACGACAAGTGGTCAGAAAGGAGATGAACTAATGGTATACAGATCCCTCACTTCTCCTGAAAACCAGGACTATCGCTACGAAGTAAAGATTGCCCACCTCTATGGCAATCTCATGAATACCTACGGCGACAATGGCAATGTCCTCATGCTCAAGTATGTGGCTGAAAAGCTAGGCGCTAGAGTTAAAGTCGATATCGTTTCTCTAGAAGATGACTTTGAAAAGGACAGCTACGACATCGTCTTCTTTGGCGGAGGTCAAGACTATGAGCAAACGATCGTGGCTCGTGACCTGCCAGCTAAAAAAGAAGCTTTGGAAAGCTTTATTAATGAAAACGGCGTAGTGCTAGCCATCTGTGGTGGCTTCCAACTCTTAGGCCAATACTATATCGAAGCTTCTGGCCGTCGAATTGAAGGTCTGGGCATCATGGGTCACTATACCCTCAACCAGACCAATAATCGCTATATTGGTGATATTAAGATTCATAATGATGAATTCGATGAGACCTACTACGGCTTTGAAAATCACCAAGGACGGACTTTCCTCTCGGACGATGAAAAACCTCTGGGCAAAGTCGTCTATGGAAATGGCAACAACCAAGAGGATGGTTGCGAGGGTGTTCATTATAAAAATGTCTTTGGCTCCTACTTCCATGGCCCTATCTTGTCCCGCAATGCGAACTTGGCCTACCGTCTGGTGACCACTGCTCTGAAAAACAAGTATGGCTCAGATATTCAACTAGCCGCTTATGAAGATATCCTAGCCCAAGAAATCCCAGAAGAATATGGAGATATCAAGAGCAAAGCTGAGTTTGAATAGATAAACAGGAGAATCACTATGAAAGAAAAATTGCACTATATTCTGCTTTTAATTACCATTCTATTGGTGGCTGGTATTTCCTTGGCCAATATGCAGAGTGTCAATGTTAGCTTTATCTTGTTCAGCTTCAAACTACCCTTGATTATATTGATTTTAATTTCAGTGCTCCTGGGTTCTGTCACGACTTTTCTCATCAGCATGGTGAAAAATTTCTCACTGAAAAAAGAGCTTAAGAAAACCAAAGAAGCACTTAAAAATTCCCATACAGAAAACTAGGTTGGAAATCACTCCAGCCTAGTTTTTTTGTATTTTCTTTTTATAAAATTTTATTGTATCTATTCTTTCTATATCTTTCAACAGCCATAAACCATCTAACCATATTGTTTTGCCATAATAACAGAACTGCTGCAGCTGGTAAAATACCCATAAAGCTTAAAGTGATAATCTCACTGCCGATAGGTGTCCCTATCATATTAAAAACTAGAATAGATATGACTAAAATTGGACCAATCAGTCCCATTAAAGCCATAAATACTGTGAAAATCCAAGCGAATATCTTCTTGCCAAGAGTAACCTTCTTATCGCCAAAATTACCCCAAATAAGATTAGTATCAACTGCCCGTCTAAAATTTTCTTTACTGGTTGGCTGTGCCAACTTAACATTCTTATAAAGGGCTCGCTCTACTATGACCAGCAAAAGAGTACCTTCCAGAAACCAAACAATTAGAAAATAAACCAAAGTACCATAGCCATAGACACCACCAAACAATCGTGTCTCAGGAAAAAGCTGCATCACACCACTAAAAGCAATCAGAAATGATGTAATTAAAATGATTTGTTTCCGATTGCCACGCGATGCCTCTGTATTCAATAGTTTACTTTTAGGAGCTGCTAAGGGGTCTCTTGGCTTTTCTACATTTACATAAATAGCCTGACCATCACTTTCCCCTATATAAATAACTTTCCTAAAAAACATCCTTCATCCTTTCCTCTCTATATACCAACAATTAAAACAAGTCAGGTTGATATAGTTCTCAGCACTTTCTTTTCTTCCTCTTTTTAAACTGATAATAAATAAAACTCCCCGTAGCATCCAAGACAATCGTATAGCCAAAAATTCTTATAAACCATATTAGCCAAATCGGACTATTTTCAGCATCTATATGCAATAATTGCAAACAAACAATAATACCAAGAAATAGAATTACCTCTGTAATCAAACGAGGCTTAGTCTTTTTGAAATCTAAAGTTTTTAAAAAACTCTGATTATATAATTCTTCTGGTACTTCTTCCCAGTAAGTCTTATCTTTCGCTCTCAATTTAAGTAAATATCCGACTTCAACAATGAGTCTCGAGAAAGCTGATATAAACACTAGATTACCAAAAATACCTAATATTTGCTTATAATAGCCGGTTATCAAACCAACCATCATTCCCCCAAGCAAGGTAGCTCCTAGAATTATCCAAATAGAGGGTTTACTATAGACACTCGAAGCAGCAACATAGTTGGCATTAGTCCGTTGCTCGGAAAAGTCTGTTTCTAATTGTTTCTTTAGCCATCTTACATTATAAAGGATTAAACCCCAAAATAGAATCAGAGAACTAAGCCCAAAAATAATGGTATATATAAAAGAATTTCTCAATAAATTATTAGTGAGTACAACAATAACATAATCGGTCAAAACTAATGACAGAAGTAATCCATTAATCATTGCAAAAAGCATGGCTGTACCAAAAAATTGATGTCTATAAATCAATTTTTGATTGAAAGAAATAACTTGACATATCAG encodes the following:
- a CDS encoding Ig-like domain-containing protein gives rise to the protein MKNKNTIIFKILILLTAIVTGLGFAARTQASEVTEYSQQTSITKDGEPLTSDSTVKTNETLSVTTNFTFPAAQNIAEGDTLTFKLPEELSLITALNFDVYDVVNHTGELVGTAQTDPATQSVTVTFSNYFTNYTQKKELSLGFNVRINNEKVKETGPVSFKFGQTDFSFQYQKEEGTAGEYEMKYGYQDSTDPSIVKWRIILNARQDMLRNMVISDNFGDGLTLVPGTLRAVRYAPVAGGIRNEAHILTLPVVDNFTNKAVLTQNANGDANGFTINFGDNYNWPMYIEYSTRVPEGTKVGDVVNNTLSWTAKGFPERTITKSVRLEEGSGKGSAVLAKDVKIQAQKKLVNKVLEKGQFTFGLFDENGVLLQTATNEADGSINFKALNYNAAGDYRYSIKEIPGNDANYIYDDKEAQLTVTVKDVNGEFLGSVKYDLDPVFTNTYRGNDPGKAVQPPNPGNNNNPNNPNNNPNNNPNNNPNNTPGNGNNTPGNSSDNPKGGTDNPGNGNNNSNNGTNDPGAAGGNKKVLPKTGQETTLWLSVAGLAILVGFGSYVFLQKKTR
- the glmM gene encoding phosphoglucosamine mutase; protein product: MGKYFGTDGVRGEANVELTPELAFKLGRFGGYVLSQHESEVPRVFVGRDTRISGEMLESALVAGLLSVGIHVYKLGVIATPGVAYLVKSEKASAGVMISASHNPALDNGIKFFGGDGYKLDDERELEIEALLDAAEDTLPRPSAEGLGDLVDYPEGLRKYQQYLVSTGLELEGMHVALDTANGAASTSARQIFADLGAQLTIIGENPDGLNINLNVGSTHPEALQEVVRESGAAIGLAFDGDSDRLIAVDENGELVDGDKIMYIIGKYLSEKGELAQNTIVTTVMSNLGFHKALDREGIQKAVTAVGDRYVVEEMRKNGYNLGGEQSGHVIIMDYNTTGDGQLSAVQLTKVMQETGKKLSELAAEVTIYPQKLVNIRVENSMKDKAMEVPAIKTVIERMEAEMAGNGRILVRPSGTEPLLRVMAEAPTDEEVNYYVDTIANVVRDEIGIE
- a CDS encoding YbbR-like domain-containing protein, which encodes MEEMKKRKKILYIISSFFFALVLFVYATSSSYQNNTGVRQVTSETYTNTVSNVPIDIKYDSENYFISGFTSEVSVALTGSNRVNLASEMQESTRKFRVVADLSKATEGTVEIPLKVENLPSGLTATVTPQKISVKIGKKASKKVEVRYLITDSQVAENVSISGVTLENKEATVTSDEETLSKIESVVAILPTNVIITGNYSGTVPLQAVDGQGNVMPSVVTPFETTMRVNTKTAENSGSSSSNSSSNTSSSNKN
- the cdaA gene encoding diadenylate cyclase CdaA; its protein translation is MNFQQLTNLQYWASLFSDPWRIVINIIDVAIVAWILYYLIKAIAGTKIMILVRGVLFFILAQFFANIIGLTTISWLINQVITYGVIAAVVIFSPEIRAGLEKLGRATDIFSTTPISNEEKMVQAFVKSVAYMSPRKIGALVAIQGTPTLQEYIATGIPLDADVSGELLINIFIPNTPLHDGAVIIKNNKIAASCAYLPLTESSGISKEFGTRHRAAIGLSEVSDAFTFVVSEETGGISTTHNGIFKHDLTLDEFEIELRKVFLSEQDKPVGLKKRFMGGWKK
- the murT gene encoding lipid II isoglutaminyl synthase subunit MurT codes for the protein MKINTALGLLAGKSSHFVLSKMGRGSTLPGKIALTFDKNILQNLAKNYEVVVITGTNGKTLTTALTVGILKEAFGEVVTNPSGANMITGITTTFLTAKKGKSGKHIAVLEIDEASLSRICDYIKPSLFVFTNIFRDQMDRYGEIYTTYQMILDAAAKVPEATVLMNGDSPLFNSVSLKNPVRYYGFDTEKGQAQLTHYNTEGILCPKCEHILKYELNTYANLGAYICEDCGFKRPKLDYSLTALKTLEHNRSAFTIDGQDYQINIGGLYNIYNALAAVSVAQFFDVEPATIKAGFDKSRAVFGRQETFKIGDKECTLVLIKNPVGATQALDMIGLAPFDFSLSVLLNANYADGIDTSWIWDADFERILEMEIPHVIAGGVRHSEIARRLRVTGYPADQITEVKDLEAVFKAIEQQETKHAYILATYTAMLEFRELLAERQVVRKEMN
- the gatD gene encoding lipid II isoglutaminyl synthase subunit GatD; translation: MVYRSLTSPENQDYRYEVKIAHLYGNLMNTYGDNGNVLMLKYVAEKLGARVKVDIVSLEDDFEKDSYDIVFFGGGQDYEQTIVARDLPAKKEALESFINENGVVLAICGGFQLLGQYYIEASGRRIEGLGIMGHYTLNQTNNRYIGDIKIHNDEFDETYYGFENHQGRTFLSDDEKPLGKVVYGNGNNQEDGCEGVHYKNVFGSYFHGPILSRNANLAYRLVTTALKNKYGSDIQLAAYEDILAQEIPEEYGDIKSKAEFE
- a CDS encoding lipopolysaccharide assembly protein LapA domain-containing protein, producing MKEKLHYILLLITILLVAGISLANMQSVNVSFILFSFKLPLIILILISVLLGSVTTFLISMVKNFSLKKELKKTKEALKNSHTEN